A window of Acidobacteriota bacterium contains these coding sequences:
- a CDS encoding glucosidase, producing MKNELTKEERRLEQSRERKVNWRRWGPYLSERAWGTVREDYSSYGTAWDYFPHTLSRSKAYRWNEDGLGGISDRRQFICFALAMWNGKDPILKERLFGLTGSQGNHGEDVKEYYYYLDSTPTHSYMKYLYKYTQNEYPYRNLIEENGRRDREHFEYELIDTGVFNEDRYFDVFIEYAKASPEDILIRITAVNRGAETARLDLLPTIWFRNTWSWGGSPEKPNLKRIGDVKNANAIELAHKYYGHRWLFCQGTPEILFTENESNPARVYNRPMPGFFKDAFHEYVVHNNQAAVNPKREGTKAAAHYQLTLEPGESRVIKLRLTNLEIPPTNGDPCGKDFDDLFEARIREANEFYATVIPEALSDDEKNISRQALGGMLWSKQFYFYDVRSWLSGDPGQPAPPRQRLEGRNSDWRHLYNDDVVSMPDKWEYPWYAAWDLAFHCIPLAMVDPDFAKDQLILLLREWYMHPNGQLPAYEWAFGDVNPPVHAWAAWRVYKIEQKRRGKGDIKFLERIFHKLLLNFTWWVNRKDEEGNNVFEGGFLGLDNIGVFDRSKPLPTGGHLEQADGTSWMGMYCLNMLAIAMELSRIDPAYEDVASKFWEHFLYIAHAINNIGEDRQSIWNEEDGFYYDLLHFTDGDVFPLKIRSMVGLIPLFAVETLEPEVLERLHGFKRRMEWFIDNRKDLIDNVACMRTQGRHERRLLAIVDQDRLRRVLKIMLDEKEFLSPHGIRALSRFHHDHPYSLYVNGEEYRVAYEPAESSTGLFGGNSNWRGPIWMPVNYLIIESLQRFHHYLGPNFKVECPTGSGNMMNLWEVAAEIGNRLNQIFLRDSQGKRPVFGGQEKFQSDPHWKDYLWFYEYFHGDNGAGIGASHQTGWTGLVAKLLQQSVNKTGLRDTTVDDAGEEKQLRSENPFPELVTV from the coding sequence ATGAAAAACGAATTAACTAAAGAAGAAAGACGTTTAGAACAATCTCGTGAACGCAAAGTCAATTGGCGACGCTGGGGTCCCTATCTTAGTGAACGCGCCTGGGGCACAGTGCGCGAAGACTACAGCAGCTATGGCACCGCCTGGGATTATTTCCCGCACACCCTGTCGCGCTCGAAAGCCTATCGCTGGAATGAAGACGGGCTTGGCGGCATCAGTGACCGCCGCCAGTTTATTTGTTTTGCGCTGGCGATGTGGAATGGCAAAGACCCGATTTTGAAAGAGCGCTTATTCGGCTTAACGGGTTCGCAAGGCAATCACGGCGAAGATGTCAAAGAATATTACTACTACCTCGATTCGACGCCGACCCATTCCTATATGAAGTATCTCTACAAATACACTCAGAATGAATACCCGTACCGGAATTTGATTGAAGAAAACGGGCGGCGCGACCGCGAACATTTTGAATATGAGTTGATTGATACGGGGGTGTTTAATGAAGACCGCTATTTCGATGTGTTTATCGAATATGCCAAAGCCTCGCCCGAAGATATATTGATTCGCATCACTGCGGTGAATCGCGGAGCGGAAACCGCGCGGTTGGATTTATTGCCGACCATCTGGTTTCGCAACACCTGGTCGTGGGGCGGCAGTCCCGAAAAACCCAATCTTAAACGCATCGGTGATGTTAAAAATGCCAACGCCATTGAACTCGCGCACAAATATTACGGGCATCGCTGGCTGTTTTGTCAGGGCACGCCGGAAATTTTATTCACCGAAAACGAGAGCAATCCGGCAAGAGTGTATAACCGACCGATGCCTGGGTTTTTCAAAGACGCTTTTCACGAATATGTCGTGCACAACAATCAAGCGGCGGTGAATCCCAAACGCGAAGGCACCAAAGCCGCCGCGCATTATCAACTCACGCTTGAACCCGGCGAATCGCGGGTCATCAAATTGCGCCTGACCAATCTCGAAATTCCGCCAACCAATGGCGACCCGTGCGGCAAGGATTTCGATGACCTCTTCGAGGCGCGTATTCGCGAAGCCAACGAATTTTATGCGACGGTGATTCCCGAAGCGCTTTCCGATGATGAGAAAAATATTTCCCGGCAGGCGCTTGGCGGTATGCTCTGGTCAAAACAGTTTTATTTTTATGATGTGCGCTCGTGGCTCAGTGGCGACCCCGGACAACCTGCACCGCCGCGCCAGCGACTTGAAGGACGCAACAGCGATTGGCGGCATCTTTACAACGACGATGTGGTTTCGATGCCGGATAAATGGGAATATCCGTGGTATGCCGCCTGGGATTTGGCTTTTCATTGCATCCCGCTGGCGATGGTTGACCCGGATTTTGCCAAAGACCAGCTCATCCTGCTTTTGCGCGAATGGTACATGCATCCGAACGGGCAACTGCCGGCTTATGAATGGGCGTTTGGCGATGTCAATCCACCGGTTCACGCCTGGGCAGCGTGGCGGGTTTATAAAATCGAACAGAAACGACGTGGCAAAGGTGATATTAAATTCCTTGAACGCATCTTTCACAAACTGCTGTTGAATTTCACCTGGTGGGTCAATCGCAAAGACGAAGAAGGCAACAATGTATTTGAAGGCGGTTTTCTTGGACTCGATAACATAGGGGTTTTCGACCGCAGCAAACCGCTGCCAACGGGCGGACATCTGGAACAAGCCGACGGCACCAGCTGGATGGGCATGTATTGTCTGAATATGCTGGCGATTGCTATGGAATTATCGCGCATTGATCCGGCTTATGAAGATGTAGCGAGCAAATTCTGGGAGCACTTTCTCTACATCGCGCATGCCATCAACAACATCGGCGAAGACCGGCAATCCATCTGGAATGAAGAGGACGGATTTTATTACGACCTTTTGCATTTTACCGATGGCGATGTCTTTCCACTCAAAATCCGTTCAATGGTCGGACTCATTCCGCTGTTTGCGGTTGAAACCCTGGAACCGGAAGTGCTGGAACGCTTGCACGGTTTCAAACGCCGCATGGAATGGTTCATCGATAATCGCAAAGATTTAATTGATAACGTCGCCTGTATGCGCACACAGGGACGTCACGAACGTCGCTTGCTTGCCATCGTCGATCAAGACCGTTTGCGCCGCGTACTCAAAATCATGCTCGATGAAAAAGAATTTCTATCGCCGCATGGCATACGCGCGCTGTCGCGTTTCCATCACGACCATCCCTATTCACTCTATGTCAACGGCGAAGAGTATCGTGTGGCATATGAACCAGCGGAATCTTCGACGGGACTATTCGGCGGCAATTCCAACTGGCGGGGTCCAATCTGGATGCCGGTGAATTATTTGATTATCGAATCCCTGCAACGCTTTCATCATTATCTGGGACCCAATTTCAAAGTCGAGTGTCCGACCGGTTCAGGCAATATGATGAACCTCTGGGAAGTCGCAGCCGAGATAGGCAATCGCTTGAATCAAATATTTTTGCGCGATAGCCAGGGCAAACGTCCGGTATTCGGTGGGCAGGAAAAATTCCAATCCGATCCGCATTGGAAAGATTACCTGTGGTTTTACGAATATTTTCACGGCGATAATGGCGCAGGCATTGGCGCAAGTCATCAGACCGGTTGGACGGGACTGGTTGCTAAATTGCTTCAACAAAGCGTCAACAAAACCGGTTTACGCGATACCACGGTTGATGACGCAGGCGAAGAGAAACAGTTGCGTTCGGAAAACCCCTTTCCCGAACTGGTCACGGTTTAG
- a CDS encoding carboxypeptidase regulatory-like domain-containing protein codes for MGKQFFFACTLLLFLAVHSTAQNSMIRGKVRAANGNTINDALVELRRASGGIIGQTTTRTDGDFAFTGLRAGEYEVVVTLAGYVPTTQVVELTSVAIGGRASSENVGEVMSVEITLRPRLETILAPPGVTFVQNVPEAARASYEKAVIKLREGKSAEGIALLQDAITKFNDYFDALYALGWEYYRQGKDHDALEALERARLINDHIAGVYYMFGLIMARQQKFRLAEYGFAKATELNDGFILAHFNHGVAFIELALRSADTSETKNFLEQAEKALDKAWELSGKHLHTVYLQRARIHQKRGNTEAAARALESYLKAEPNPPNAAALKETIKALRQKK; via the coding sequence ATGGGCAAACAATTTTTTTTCGCCTGCACTCTATTACTGTTCCTCGCTGTTCATTCCACCGCGCAAAACAGCATGATTCGCGGCAAAGTTCGCGCTGCCAATGGCAACACCATCAATGATGCGCTGGTTGAACTCCGTCGCGCATCGGGCGGCATCATCGGACAAACCACGACACGAACCGATGGCGATTTCGCCTTCACAGGACTTCGCGCCGGTGAGTATGAAGTGGTCGTCACGCTTGCCGGTTATGTTCCGACAACTCAGGTCGTCGAACTGACCAGTGTAGCGATTGGCGGACGCGCGAGTTCTGAAAATGTCGGTGAAGTGATGAGCGTTGAAATCACTTTACGTCCGCGCCTTGAAACTATTCTTGCGCCGCCGGGTGTCACTTTCGTGCAGAATGTTCCCGAAGCGGCGCGCGCCTCGTATGAAAAAGCGGTTATCAAACTTCGCGAAGGGAAATCGGCGGAGGGCATCGCTTTATTGCAGGATGCGATTACGAAATTCAACGACTATTTTGACGCGCTCTATGCCCTCGGCTGGGAATACTATCGTCAGGGCAAAGACCACGACGCGCTTGAAGCATTGGAACGCGCGCGACTCATCAATGACCACATCGCCGGGGTCTATTATATGTTTGGTTTGATTATGGCGCGGCAGCAAAAATTTCGCCTGGCGGAATATGGCTTTGCCAAAGCGACGGAATTAAATGACGGGTTTATTCTCGCGCATTTTAATCATGGGGTGGCGTTCATCGAACTGGCGTTGCGAAGCGCAGATACCAGTGAAACAAAAAATTTTCTTGAGCAGGCGGAAAAGGCGTTGGACAAAGCCTGGGAATTGAGCGGCAAGCATTTGCATACGGTTTATCTGCAACGCGCGCGCATTCATCAAAAACGCGGCAACACGGAAGCGGCGGCGCGCGCCCTGGAAAGTTATTTGAAAGCCGAACCCAACCCGCCCAATGCCGCCGCATTAAAAGAGACGATTAAAGCTTTACGCCAGAAAAAGTGA
- a CDS encoding GMC family oxidoreductase — protein MANANHYDVIIIGSGAGGGTLTYALASTGKRILLLERGDFVEREKDNWNSRAVNVEGKYQTKEKWRDKDGKELHPHTNYYVGGNTKFYGAALFRFRREDFGEIRHYGGTSPAWPITYDELEPYYLKAEHLYHVHGTRGEDPTEPFASGAYPYPAVSHEPRIQQLSDDFARQGLKPFHVPLGIKLNEQNPQTSPCIRCNTCDGFPCLVGAKSDAHTCAVEPALAHPNVTLLTNAYVERLETNDTGTAVTKVIVKRNGEREAYTADIFVSACGAINSAALLLRSANDRHPRGLANGSDVVGRHYMGHINSVLMAISKCPNPTIFQKTLAINDFYLGSKEWDYPMGHISFVGKLDGVTLQAGAPPLVPGFTLDLMANHSLDFWLTSEDLPDPENRVTLDSEGNIVLKYKPNNEEGHKRLTKKLEYLLQQQTKCTMHGHECHVGLFARSLFIGQRIPLAGVAHQNGTIRFGHDPKTSALDANCKAHELDNLYVVDGSFFPSSAAVNPALTIMANALRVADHLQARLG, from the coding sequence ATGGCAAACGCAAATCATTATGACGTGATTATCATCGGCTCAGGCGCAGGCGGCGGTACGCTCACCTACGCCCTCGCCTCGACCGGCAAACGCATTTTACTTCTGGAACGCGGCGATTTCGTCGAGCGCGAAAAAGACAACTGGAATTCACGCGCCGTCAATGTCGAAGGGAAATATCAAACCAAAGAGAAATGGCGCGATAAGGATGGCAAAGAACTGCACCCGCATACCAATTATTATGTCGGCGGCAATACCAAATTTTATGGCGCGGCGCTCTTTCGGTTTCGTCGTGAAGATTTCGGCGAAATCCGTCATTACGGCGGCACCTCGCCCGCCTGGCCCATCACTTATGATGAGCTTGAACCCTATTACCTGAAAGCCGAACATCTCTATCACGTTCACGGCACGCGCGGCGAAGACCCGACCGAACCGTTTGCAAGCGGCGCGTATCCATACCCGGCGGTTAGTCACGAACCGCGCATTCAACAATTGAGCGATGATTTTGCGCGTCAGGGACTCAAACCTTTTCATGTGCCGCTAGGCATCAAGCTCAATGAACAAAATCCGCAAACCAGTCCCTGCATTCGTTGCAACACCTGTGACGGTTTCCCTTGCCTGGTCGGCGCAAAATCCGATGCCCACACCTGCGCCGTTGAACCGGCGCTGGCGCATCCAAACGTCACCTTACTGACGAACGCTTATGTCGAACGACTCGAAACCAACGACACCGGAACAGCGGTGACCAAAGTCATCGTCAAACGCAACGGCGAACGTGAAGCGTATACCGCGGATATTTTTGTTTCCGCGTGTGGCGCAATCAATTCCGCTGCGCTGCTGTTGCGTTCGGCAAATGACCGTCATCCACGAGGACTTGCCAACGGTTCAGATGTTGTCGGTCGTCATTACATGGGGCACATCAATTCGGTGTTGATGGCGATTTCCAAATGCCCGAACCCGACGATCTTTCAAAAGACCTTAGCGATTAACGATTTTTATCTCGGCTCAAAGGAATGGGACTACCCGATGGGACATATTTCGTTTGTCGGTAAACTCGATGGCGTGACCTTGCAGGCGGGTGCGCCGCCTCTGGTGCCGGGCTTCACGTTGGATTTAATGGCGAATCATTCGCTCGATTTCTGGTTGACTTCGGAAGATTTGCCCGACCCGGAAAATCGCGTCACCCTCGATAGCGAAGGCAACATCGTTTTGAAATACAAACCGAACAATGAAGAAGGTCACAAACGCCTGACCAAAAAATTAGAGTACCTGTTGCAACAACAGACCAAATGCACCATGCACGGTCACGAATGCCATGTCGGTCTTTTCGCAAGAAGCCTGTTCATCGGGCAACGCATACCGCTTGCCGGCGTCGCTCATCAAAACGGCACCATTCGTTTCGGGCACGACCCGAAAACCTCTGCGCTCGATGCCAATTGCAAAGCTCATGAACTCGATAACCTCTATGTCGTCGATGGCAGCTTCTTTCCGTCAAGCGCCGCGGTCAATCCGGCGCTCACAATCATGGCAAATGCCTTGCGAGTCGCCGATCATTTGCAAGCGCGTTTGGGATAA
- a CDS encoding glucose 1-dehydrogenase gives MKAIAVFPGKPDSVHLADLPMPRLDEIANGRGVLVRVLRVGVDGTDKEINAAEYGAAPDGYNFLTIGHESFGQVEAVGAKVTELRPGDYVVATVRRPGKSIYDLIGTNDMTTDDTYYERGINLRHGYLTEYYVDDAEFIVKVPQGLKAVGVLLEPMTVVEKGIHQAYEIQRRLKVWRPRRAAVMGAGTIGLLATLVLRLRGLEVVTFARTKKPYANADLIEALGASYVSTTETPVVEYARNHGPFDLIFEGTGNSTVVFDSMQALGKNGVLVLSSVTGGDKMIEVPADKINLEFVLGNKVMVGTVNANREYFEMGVGDMSQAELEYPGWLSRLLTHPVKGLENYQQLFDTLTNAKGAIKVFCEVAPL, from the coding sequence ATGAAGGCAATTGCAGTTTTTCCGGGTAAACCCGATAGCGTGCATCTTGCGGATTTGCCGATGCCACGCCTGGATGAAATCGCGAACGGTCGCGGCGTGCTGGTGCGCGTTTTGCGCGTCGGCGTTGACGGCACCGATAAAGAAATCAATGCCGCTGAATACGGCGCGGCTCCCGATGGCTACAACTTTTTAACCATCGGTCACGAAAGTTTCGGACAGGTCGAAGCCGTTGGCGCAAAGGTTACAGAACTTCGTCCGGGCGATTATGTCGTTGCCACGGTGCGGCGTCCGGGCAAAAGCATCTATGACCTGATCGGCACCAACGATATGACCACTGATGATACTTACTATGAACGCGGCATTAATTTGCGTCACGGATATTTGACTGAATATTATGTTGATGATGCCGAATTCATTGTCAAAGTTCCGCAAGGATTAAAAGCGGTCGGCGTACTTCTGGAACCCATGACGGTGGTTGAAAAAGGCATTCATCAGGCGTATGAAATCCAACGCCGCTTGAAAGTGTGGCGACCACGTCGCGCGGCGGTGATGGGCGCGGGAACCATCGGTTTGCTCGCAACCCTGGTGCTCAGACTTCGCGGGCTTGAAGTCGTTACGTTTGCGCGCACCAAAAAGCCTTATGCGAATGCCGATTTGATTGAAGCGTTGGGCGCGAGTTATGTATCCACAACTGAAACGCCGGTTGTAGAATATGCCCGCAATCACGGACCATTTGATTTGATTTTTGAAGGCACAGGCAATTCCACAGTAGTCTTTGATTCAATGCAGGCGCTTGGCAAAAACGGCGTACTGGTGCTTTCAAGTGTGACCGGCGGCGATAAGATGATTGAAGTTCCGGCGGATAAAATCAATCTCGAATTCGTGCTCGGCAATAAAGTGATGGTCGGCACGGTCAACGCTAACCGTGAATATTTTGAAATGGGTGTCGGCGATATGTCACAAGCCGAACTCGAATATCCGGGCTGGCTCTCGCGCTTGCTCACGCATCCGGTCAAAGGTCTTGAGAATTATCAGCAACTATTCGATACGCTTACGAATGCCAAAGGCGCAATCAAAGTCTTTTGCGAAGTTGCACCACTATAA
- a CDS encoding VOC family protein, with translation MMTHKNIKNALLLPVLFCLLLISPFQTFTVAARDASRAGVAATVNFSEGAIVQAVDSVGLTVSDMEQSIEFFSKVLFFEKVSDVEVFGKAYEHLQGVFGLHMRVVRMRLGDEFIELTEYLAPQGRPLPVDSRSNDRWFQHIAIITTDMEKAYGWLRQNKVRHASTAPQRLPDWNKNAGGIKAFYFKDPDGHALEILSFPADKGAAKWHSKSDKLFLGIDHTAIVVRDTDESLKFYRDTLGFKVAGESENYGDEQERLNNVFGAHLRITALRAAGGIGIEFLEYLAPGDGRPTPADLKANDLAHWQTKLVTYNAEAAAKDLLTMKSFFVSSGVVNFTESGLGFKKGLMVRDPDGHAMQLIEK, from the coding sequence ATGATGACGCATAAAAATATAAAAAACGCTTTGCTGCTCCCGGTTTTATTCTGCCTGCTATTGATTTCTCCTTTTCAAACTTTCACTGTCGCGGCGCGCGATGCCTCTCGCGCAGGTGTGGCTGCGACAGTCAATTTTTCCGAAGGCGCAATCGTTCAAGCCGTCGATTCGGTCGGATTGACGGTTTCCGATATGGAGCAATCCATCGAATTTTTCAGCAAAGTTTTATTCTTTGAAAAGGTTTCTGATGTTGAAGTTTTCGGCAAAGCATACGAACATCTACAGGGCGTTTTCGGTTTGCATATGCGGGTTGTGCGTATGCGGCTTGGCGATGAGTTCATCGAACTCACGGAGTACCTCGCCCCGCAAGGTCGCCCTCTCCCGGTTGATTCGCGCAGCAATGACCGCTGGTTTCAACATATCGCGATTATCACAACCGATATGGAAAAAGCTTACGGTTGGCTCAGGCAAAATAAAGTTCGCCACGCCTCGACCGCGCCGCAACGCCTCCCCGATTGGAATAAAAATGCCGGTGGCATCAAAGCATTCTATTTCAAAGACCCGGATGGACACGCGCTGGAAATTCTCTCGTTTCCCGCAGACAAAGGCGCAGCCAAATGGCACAGCAAAAGCGACAAACTGTTTTTAGGTATCGACCACACGGCAATTGTTGTTCGCGATACCGACGAGAGTTTGAAATTTTATCGCGATACCCTGGGCTTTAAAGTTGCAGGTGAAAGCGAAAATTATGGCGATGAACAGGAGCGTTTGAATAATGTATTCGGCGCACATTTGCGCATCACTGCGCTACGCGCCGCCGGTGGCATCGGCATTGAGTTTTTAGAATACCTCGCGCCAGGCGATGGTCGCCCGACACCTGCGGATTTAAAAGCCAACGACCTGGCGCACTGGCAGACCAAACTGGTGACTTATAATGCCGAAGCCGCAGCCAAAGATTTACTCACCATGAAATCTTTTTTCGTTTCTTCCGGCGTAGTCAATTTCACGGAATCGGGTTTAGGATTTAAAAAAGGCTTGATGGTGCGCGACCCTGACGGTCACGCCATGCAATTAATCGAAAAATAA
- a CDS encoding YHS domain-containing (seleno)protein, whose translation MKKFSLFIIVFSVAAFLIGCHSTSKNSSSVSVSSTQPADARKSPNGLDPVNKVDGNLALKGYDVVAYFTEGKAVEGATEFTYDWQGARWQFVNAANREAFMQAPEKYAPQFGGYCAWAVGHGYTANGDPTAWKIVNGKLYLNYNQKVKEKWEQDEANLIKQGDENFPGFLENKPEHKG comes from the coding sequence GTGAAAAAATTTTCTCTATTCATCATCGTTTTTTCGGTTGCCGCTTTTTTAATCGGCTGTCATTCGACGAGCAAAAATTCAAGCAGTGTTTCGGTTTCATCAACCCAACCCGCAGATGCAAGGAAATCTCCAAACGGGCTTGACCCCGTAAATAAAGTGGACGGCAATCTCGCATTGAAAGGTTATGACGTAGTGGCTTATTTCACCGAGGGCAAAGCGGTGGAAGGCGCTACGGAATTTACTTATGATTGGCAGGGCGCGCGCTGGCAATTCGTAAACGCTGCAAACCGCGAGGCATTTATGCAAGCGCCGGAAAAGTACGCGCCGCAATTTGGCGGCTATTGCGCCTGGGCAGTCGGTCACGGGTACACAGCCAATGGTGACCCGACCGCCTGGAAAATCGTGAACGGCAAGCTCTATTTGAATTACAATCAGAAAGTGAAAGAGAAATGGGAACAGGACGAAGCCAACCTCATCAAACAGGGCGATGAAAATTTCCCGGGCTTTCTGGAAAACAAACCCGAACATAAAGGGTGA